From a region of the Spelaeicoccus albus genome:
- a CDS encoding helix-turn-helix domain-containing protein: METNGRQGLSDIRFLTVAEVADVMRVSKMTVYRLVHSGDLPAVRFGRSFRVPERAVHDYLESSFVDRRSGGDSAG; encoded by the coding sequence ATGGAAACGAACGGACGGCAGGGCCTGTCCGACATCCGGTTCCTCACCGTCGCCGAAGTGGCGGATGTCATGCGCGTGTCGAAGATGACCGTCTACCGGCTTGTGCACTCGGGGGACTTGCCGGCAGTGCGGTTCGGCCGATCGTTCCGGGTGCCCGAGCGCGCCGTGCACGACTACTTGGAATCCTCTTTCGTCGATCGCCGTTCCGGCGGTGACTCCGCCGGCTGA
- a CDS encoding 30S ribosomal protein bS22 → MGSVIKKRRKRMAKKKHRKLLRKTRHQRRNKK, encoded by the coding sequence ATGGGATCCGTTATCAAGAAGCGCCGCAAGCGGATGGCGAAGAAGAAGCACCGCAAGCTGCTGCGCAAGACGCGTCACCAGCGTCGCAACAAGAAGTAG
- a CDS encoding acetoin utilization protein AcuC, with protein MTSRPVYVVWDDVFTKYNFGPAHPMHPLRLEFTASLCREFGLFDDPAADLHTAGVANDETLLTVHSREYIDAVRAASAPGTRDAAQLRRYGLGTDDVPYFDEMHDASARIVSGTVDAASAIASGATDRAVNFCGGMHHAKSSAASGFCVYNDAAAGIRRLQAEGFTRIAYIDIDAHHGDGTEAVFWNDPGVLTISLHETGRMLFPGTGFATDVGGDGAEGQTVNIALPPRTTDAGWLRAFDACVPPLIRAFQPQVIVSQHGCDGHSRDPLTHLQLSVDAGREAALMIEGLADRYAGGRWLAVGGGGYELVDVVPRAWAHLLAIALGRPIGVAEPTPETWRAFVQARVGRTAPATMGDGADLWWRSWQVGFDPADATDRAIMGTRNAVFPLNGLDPYFD; from the coding sequence ATGACATCTCGACCCGTCTACGTCGTATGGGATGACGTCTTTACGAAATACAATTTCGGACCGGCTCATCCCATGCATCCGCTGCGGTTGGAGTTCACTGCGAGCCTGTGCCGGGAATTCGGGCTCTTCGACGATCCGGCCGCGGATCTGCATACGGCCGGCGTGGCGAACGACGAAACGCTTTTGACGGTGCATTCGCGCGAGTACATCGATGCAGTGCGCGCCGCGTCGGCGCCGGGAACGCGCGATGCAGCGCAGTTGCGGCGGTACGGATTGGGAACCGACGACGTGCCGTACTTCGACGAGATGCACGACGCGTCGGCCCGGATCGTGTCGGGAACCGTCGATGCGGCGTCGGCAATCGCGTCGGGCGCGACGGATCGCGCCGTCAACTTCTGCGGCGGCATGCACCATGCCAAGTCGTCGGCGGCAAGCGGGTTCTGCGTCTACAACGACGCGGCCGCCGGGATCCGCCGGCTGCAAGCCGAAGGGTTTACCCGGATCGCGTACATCGACATCGACGCGCATCACGGGGACGGCACCGAGGCGGTGTTCTGGAACGACCCCGGCGTGCTGACCATCTCGCTGCACGAAACCGGCCGGATGCTCTTTCCCGGCACCGGGTTCGCCACCGATGTCGGCGGCGACGGGGCCGAAGGCCAGACGGTCAACATCGCCTTGCCGCCGCGGACGACGGACGCCGGGTGGTTGCGTGCGTTCGATGCGTGCGTGCCGCCGCTGATCCGGGCCTTTCAGCCGCAGGTCATCGTCAGCCAGCACGGCTGCGACGGTCACAGCCGCGACCCGCTCACACACCTCCAGTTGAGCGTGGACGCCGGCCGGGAAGCCGCCCTGATGATCGAGGGGCTCGCGGACAGATACGCCGGCGGACGGTGGTTGGCAGTCGGCGGGGGCGGATACGAGCTGGTGGACGTCGTCCCGAGAGCGTGGGCGCATCTGCTTGCCATCGCCCTGGGCCGACCGATCGGAGTTGCCGAGCCGACGCCCGAAACCTGGCGGGCCTTTGTACAGGCGCGTGTGGGCAGGACGGCGCCGGCGACCATGGGGGACGGCGCCGACTTGTGGTGGCGCTCATGGCAGGTGGGGTTCGACCCTGCCGATGCGACGGACCGCGCCATCATGGGCACCAGGAACGCGGTATTTCCGTTGAACGGTCTCGATCCGTACTTCGATTGA
- a CDS encoding glutaredoxin family protein — protein sequence MTRVELLTRPGCHLCDAARETVLREAAAAGIEVRETNIDDDAELTRRYGEEIPVVLIDGRVHTYWRVDAGRFRAALEGLDVSGGRA from the coding sequence ATGACACGAGTCGAATTACTGACCCGGCCGGGCTGCCATTTGTGCGATGCGGCCCGGGAGACGGTGCTGCGGGAGGCTGCCGCGGCCGGCATCGAGGTCCGCGAGACGAACATCGACGACGACGCCGAACTGACGAGGCGGTACGGCGAAGAGATTCCGGTAGTGCTGATCGACGGTCGCGTGCACACCTATTGGCGCGTGGACGCCGGCCGGTTTCGGGCCGCTCTCGAAGGGTTGGACGTCAGCGGCGGGAGAGCATGA
- a CDS encoding redox-sensing transcriptional repressor Rex: MSQPEYAELPAVNTRRIAPGSAADGSGIDEIRGIPDATVARLPVYLQALGTFAATDTETVSSEDLAELAGVGAAKLRKDLSYLGSYGTRGVGYSVGRLVTQISETLGLTLDWRVVIVGVGHLGRALAGYSGFASRGFSVVGMFDVDESVVGSSVGGLTVRDAAELEAGIAEAQAQLAVLAVPADAAQGLCDKLVGAGIHGILNFAPCVLQVPAHVQLRRVDLATELQILAFHAGRREAADLLAGKVSS; the protein is encoded by the coding sequence TTGTCCCAGCCTGAGTACGCTGAGCTGCCTGCGGTCAACACGCGTCGAATCGCACCGGGCAGCGCTGCCGACGGCAGCGGAATCGACGAGATTCGCGGCATTCCGGACGCAACCGTGGCCCGGCTCCCCGTATATCTACAGGCGCTGGGCACCTTTGCGGCCACCGACACCGAAACCGTGTCGAGCGAGGACTTGGCCGAGCTGGCCGGGGTGGGCGCGGCAAAGCTCCGCAAGGATTTATCGTACTTGGGCTCGTACGGCACCCGCGGCGTCGGTTACAGCGTCGGCAGGCTTGTCACGCAAATCTCCGAAACCCTCGGCCTGACGCTCGATTGGCGCGTCGTCATTGTCGGCGTCGGTCATCTGGGCCGCGCTTTGGCCGGCTACTCGGGATTCGCCTCCCGCGGATTCTCGGTGGTCGGCATGTTCGACGTGGACGAGTCGGTGGTCGGCAGCAGCGTCGGCGGGCTCACGGTACGCGACGCCGCCGAACTTGAAGCCGGCATCGCCGAGGCGCAGGCCCAACTGGCAGTGCTGGCGGTTCCGGCGGATGCCGCGCAGGGCCTCTGCGACAAACTGGTCGGCGCCGGCATCCACGGAATTCTGAACTTCGCGCCGTGCGTGCTGCAGGTTCCTGCGCACGTGCAATTGCGGCGCGTCGACTTGGCGACGGAACTGCAGATTCTCGCTTTTCATGCGGGACGCCGCGAGGCCGCCGATCTTCTCGCAGGAAAGGTGTCATCGTGA
- a CDS encoding TrkH family potassium uptake protein translates to MARARNHGYTGRLPGRRRRSIGLAWVRDVVDDLAKSSPARLALITFTFVNVVFIALLTLPISTRSGHSPRFSYAVFDAISAVCVTGLSPVELVDYWSTFGQVVIIVGVQVGGLGILTLASIMGLAVSRRLGLKQRLVAAQETKALRLGEVGTLLRGVIVTSLLSEVVLAAFLTPRFMVRGEDAGQAVWHGVFYSISAFNNAGFNIHEGGLATFGGDPWILIPLMLGVFVGALGFPVILTVALHWRTPSRWDLHAKMTLTTSVILVVLGTILIGGFELNNPKTLGSMSGGQDVLDTVFAAVMPRSGGFATIDVGSMHQSTHLVLDMLMFIGGGSASTAGGIKVTTLAVLFLAAYAEARGNEHVEAFGRRIPPGSLRLAVAVTLAGATIVASASMAIVAMSSLSLDDVLLDVISAFATCGLSSGVTTQLDAPGQYVLAAVMFVGRTGTITLAAALALRERRRLYTYPEERPIVG, encoded by the coding sequence ATGGCTCGCGCACGCAATCACGGGTACACCGGCCGGCTTCCCGGCCGGCGCCGGCGTTCCATCGGCTTGGCCTGGGTACGCGACGTCGTCGACGACCTGGCGAAGTCCTCCCCCGCCCGCCTCGCGCTCATCACTTTCACCTTCGTCAACGTCGTCTTCATCGCCTTGCTGACCTTGCCGATCTCCACCCGGTCGGGCCATTCCCCGCGGTTTTCCTATGCGGTCTTCGACGCCATCTCGGCCGTCTGCGTCACCGGGCTGAGCCCCGTCGAGCTTGTGGACTACTGGTCCACCTTCGGCCAAGTCGTCATCATCGTCGGCGTGCAGGTCGGCGGACTGGGCATCTTGACGCTGGCGTCCATCATGGGCCTGGCCGTTTCCCGTCGACTCGGCCTGAAACAACGACTTGTGGCGGCGCAAGAGACGAAGGCGCTGCGGCTCGGCGAGGTCGGCACGCTGCTGCGCGGCGTCATCGTGACATCGCTCCTCAGCGAGGTCGTGCTTGCCGCGTTCCTCACGCCGCGCTTCATGGTCCGCGGCGAGGACGCCGGTCAGGCCGTCTGGCACGGCGTCTTCTACTCCATCTCGGCGTTCAACAATGCCGGATTCAACATCCACGAAGGCGGGCTCGCCACGTTCGGCGGGGACCCGTGGATCCTCATCCCGCTGATGCTCGGCGTGTTCGTGGGCGCCCTCGGGTTCCCCGTCATCCTGACCGTCGCGCTGCACTGGCGCACTCCGAGTCGCTGGGATCTGCACGCGAAGATGACGCTGACGACGTCCGTGATTCTCGTCGTCCTCGGCACCATCCTGATCGGCGGATTCGAGCTCAACAATCCAAAGACGCTCGGGAGCATGAGCGGCGGCCAGGACGTGCTCGACACGGTATTCGCCGCCGTCATGCCGCGTTCGGGCGGGTTTGCCACGATTGACGTCGGCAGCATGCACCAGTCGACGCATCTGGTGCTGGACATGCTCATGTTCATCGGCGGCGGTTCGGCCTCCACAGCCGGCGGCATCAAGGTCACAACCCTGGCCGTGCTGTTTCTGGCGGCGTATGCCGAAGCACGCGGCAACGAGCACGTCGAAGCTTTCGGACGCCGCATCCCGCCGGGGTCGCTGCGATTGGCCGTGGCAGTCACCCTGGCCGGCGCCACTATCGTCGCGTCGGCGTCCATGGCAATCGTCGCCATGTCGAGCTTGAGCCTGGACGACGTGCTGCTCGACGTGATCTCCGCCTTCGCCACGTGCGGGCTGTCGTCCGGCGTGACTACCCAGCTGGACGCTCCTGGGCAATACGTGCTTGCTGCGGTTATGTTTGTGGGACGCACCGGCACCATCACCCTGGCCGCCGCGCTTGCCTTGCGCGAACGCCGGCGCCTGTACACGTATCCGGAAGAGAGGCCGATAGTTGGCTGA
- a CDS encoding glutamyl-tRNA reductase, giving the protein MTALIVGLSHHSAPIGVLESAALGATRAEELAGGMLAGEYVDGALVVSTCNRLELIADVTSFHGGLADLGGALVDALAMDWTSLTDHLYVHYDEAAVRHVFSVACGLDSMALGEAQILGQLRTTLARATSAGHVSSNLSRLMQTALRVGKRAHAETDLDQVARSMLDDALEPAPNWIGDLSGAHALVLGAGAMSGLVTAELARSGVKSITVANRTLARAERLAAGVGGRAVPMTGEILDAELPHADLVVACTGARTTVISADRVARADRPDRQFFVDLALPRDIDEAVGELPGVQVVGLRQLSELIDRGADSPASAALIRADEIVAEEVERFLSAKRSKAALPTVIALRKRAQRVLDAEMERLNSRLSGVDEHVLTEVRTSLNRMADKLMHTPTVRVKQLASQPGGSGYADALRALFDLKLDQPDSDTAAGQSGGHSLTAPDDTAALNAMPSAMFDAGALSDATTGPGEER; this is encoded by the coding sequence GTGACCGCACTCATCGTGGGCCTGTCGCACCACTCCGCGCCCATTGGCGTTTTGGAGTCGGCGGCGCTCGGGGCGACGCGTGCCGAAGAGCTTGCCGGCGGAATGCTGGCGGGCGAGTACGTCGACGGCGCACTGGTCGTCTCCACGTGCAATCGGCTGGAATTGATCGCCGACGTGACGTCGTTCCACGGCGGCCTGGCCGACTTGGGCGGCGCACTGGTCGATGCGCTGGCCATGGACTGGACGTCGCTGACCGATCACTTGTACGTGCACTACGACGAAGCCGCGGTGCGGCACGTGTTCTCGGTGGCGTGCGGCCTGGATTCGATGGCTCTGGGCGAAGCGCAAATCCTCGGCCAGCTGCGCACGACGCTCGCGCGAGCGACATCGGCCGGGCACGTCAGCTCGAATTTGTCACGGTTGATGCAAACCGCCCTGCGCGTCGGTAAACGGGCGCACGCGGAAACCGATCTCGACCAGGTGGCCCGGTCGATGCTGGACGACGCACTCGAACCCGCGCCGAACTGGATCGGCGACCTGTCCGGCGCCCACGCTCTCGTGCTGGGGGCCGGCGCCATGAGCGGCCTGGTGACAGCGGAGCTTGCCCGCAGCGGCGTGAAAAGCATCACAGTGGCCAACCGGACGCTTGCCAGAGCCGAGCGTCTGGCCGCCGGCGTGGGCGGGCGCGCCGTGCCCATGACCGGAGAAATACTGGACGCCGAGTTGCCGCACGCCGACCTGGTAGTGGCCTGCACGGGCGCCCGCACGACAGTCATTTCGGCCGACCGGGTCGCCCGGGCCGACAGGCCCGACCGGCAGTTCTTCGTCGACCTGGCGTTGCCGCGCGATATCGACGAAGCCGTCGGCGAGCTGCCCGGCGTTCAAGTCGTCGGTCTGCGTCAGCTGTCCGAGTTGATCGACCGCGGGGCCGACTCCCCGGCCTCCGCCGCGCTCATTCGCGCCGACGAGATAGTCGCCGAAGAGGTCGAACGGTTCTTGTCAGCCAAGCGCTCGAAGGCGGCGCTGCCGACTGTCATTGCCCTGCGCAAGCGCGCCCAACGCGTGCTCGACGCCGAAATGGAGCGCTTGAACTCCCGGTTGTCCGGCGTGGACGAACACGTCCTGACCGAAGTGCGCACCAGCTTGAACCGGATGGCCGACAAACTCATGCACACCCCGACGGTGCGGGTCAAGCAATTGGCGTCGCAGCCGGGCGGCTCCGGATATGCCGACGCGCTGCGCGCCCTTTTCGACTTGAAGCTCGACCAGCCCGATTCGGACACC
- a CDS encoding HAD family hydrolase, translating into MPSNPEPHSPGSPSAGSSGRAAFFDVDNTVMRGASLYHLARGMRRRKLLTYRELVRFALEQLRFISKGEHVINLDRIRTRALSFVAGYTVPEIRRIGEEVYDELMASKIWPGTRELAAEHLRRGDEVWLVTATPDEIASTIADRLGVTGGIGTVAEHIDGVYTGRLKGQVLHGEAKAEAIRGMAEQRGFDLADAYAYSDSANDIPMLSLVGHPFAVNPDLILGEYAREHGWEIRDFRGRRRSARRNLIGAVGVGAIYGGYRYLKSRRGRTG; encoded by the coding sequence ATGCCATCGAATCCCGAGCCGCATTCCCCCGGCTCCCCGTCGGCCGGATCGTCCGGGCGCGCCGCGTTCTTCGACGTCGATAACACGGTGATGCGCGGGGCGAGCCTGTATCACCTGGCCCGCGGAATGCGCCGCCGCAAGCTGCTGACGTACCGCGAGCTCGTGCGGTTTGCGCTCGAGCAGCTCAGGTTCATCTCCAAGGGCGAACACGTGATCAATTTGGACCGGATCCGTACGCGCGCGCTGTCGTTCGTTGCCGGTTACACGGTCCCGGAGATTCGTCGAATCGGCGAAGAGGTGTACGACGAGTTGATGGCTTCGAAGATCTGGCCGGGAACTCGCGAGCTGGCCGCCGAGCACTTACGCCGGGGCGACGAGGTGTGGCTCGTCACCGCCACTCCCGACGAGATCGCGTCCACCATCGCCGACAGGCTCGGCGTCACCGGCGGAATCGGGACGGTCGCCGAGCATATCGACGGCGTGTACACGGGCCGGCTGAAGGGTCAGGTGCTGCACGGCGAGGCCAAGGCGGAGGCGATTCGCGGGATGGCCGAGCAGCGCGGTTTCGATCTTGCCGATGCGTATGCGTACAGCGATTCGGCCAATGACATCCCGATGTTGTCGTTGGTGGGGCACCCGTTCGCCGTGAACCCCGACCTGATCCTTGGCGAGTACGCTCGCGAGCACGGGTGGGAGATCCGCGATTTCCGGGGGCGCAGGCGCTCCGCCCGTCGCAATCTGATTGGTGCGGTCGGCGTCGGCGCCATCTACGGCGGATACAGATATTTGAAGTCCCGGCGCGGCCGGACCGGATAG